From Natrinema sp. CBA1119:
ACTGACCGCGGCCGGTCTTTTCGGTAACGTCCAGTTCGTACCACACCGTCTCGTATTCGGAGACCGGGTTATTGAACACTTCGAGGGCTGCTTCTTCGCCGACCTCGGAGAACAGTGTCGCCGCGTCGGTCAGATCGGAGTGATCGACCTGTCGGATCCGTCCCCGGAGAACGACGCTCTTCCATTGATCTTTGGTGGCCCACTCGTAGACCGTGAGGCTCGCGACGTTCGTCTCCGTGACGAACGATCGTTTCGTGCTGTCATTATCCATTATGAACCGGAAGAAACACCGATTCGAACCGCTGTCGTACGCGAACGCGATCGGGATCGTGTAGGCCTGCCCGCCTTTCGCGATACCCAGTACGCCGAGGCCCTGCTCCCGCAGAAACGCGTCGATCTCCTCGGCGTCTAGTTCGACACCGATGTCTGGTGACATACCGCATCGTACGACGTCAGGCGAGAAAAAAACCGGTCCCGGTCGACCGTCTCCCTCGAGACGGCCTTGCAGGACGATCTCTCGAACGGTGATCGTTGGTGGGCTACCGCCGACGCTATCGGAGTGTAGCGGGCGAGGG
This genomic window contains:
- a CDS encoding pyridoxamine 5'-phosphate oxidase family protein; this encodes MSPDIGVELDAEEIDAFLREQGLGVLGIAKGGQAYTIPIAFAYDSGSNRCFFRFIMDNDSTKRSFVTETNVASLTVYEWATKDQWKSVVLRGRIRQVDHSDLTDAATLFSEVGEEAALEVFNNPVSEYETVWYELDVTEKTGRGQFVGSRESVV